GTCAAGGGCAGTAAGGCAAAACACACCAAAGTCAAAGAATATTACCAAGCGGTTAACAGTGAACCACTCACCGCAGTCATTACAAATAACCAATTAACGCCAACGCCATTTGAATCAGCTACAAATTACGTTGCCCGGATTCAGAATTATGACCAATTCCATGTCCTCAACCACCAACTGGCTGACCGTGCTTTCATGCAAGAGCGATTAGAACGGGCAGAGCAACGGGCAAGAGCTAGTGAGAAGGAACGACAAAGGTTAGAAGAAATTGTGCGATCGCTGGAATTGAAAACCCAACAACTGCGCGATTTGCCTTTGGAGGATGTGGCTTGGGAATTGGGGCTACACAATAGTCAAGGAAAATGGAAGGGTCACGGACACATCATTAATATAGATGGGCCCAAATTCTACGACTTTGCCCCCGATCAACAAAAGGGATCTGGGGGTGCGATTGACTTGGTGATGCACGTTAACCAGTGCAATCTACGGCAGGCGGTCGTCTGGTTACATGAGCGCTTTGGGGAAGCTGGGGCAGAACGAGCAGCGATCGCTCACGTTAAGAACAGGGCGGCTGACATTATCCAGACTGAACCACGTCCCCAATTCGCCCCACCTGTTGAGGATAAAGCTAACTGGTCTGCCGTTGAACATTACCTCAATCAATTTCGTGGTATCCGCTCTGACTGTATTCAAATGCTTCATAACCAGGGGCTAGTTTACGCTGATGACCATGCAGCTGCACGAGTCGTTAAGGAACTGCTACCACAGTCCAAGCAGCTCAAGTGCAAGGCTGACGATTGGAATCAGCAGCTTATTGATTATTTACACGAACATAAGCAACAGCGCTTAAAAGGGCAGGATTTGAGTCTTTAATAGTCAGAGAGATTGCTCGTAACCTAACAAAAGTGCTATTGCTGAAGCCCAAAAAGCTTTTCAATAGAAAGCTTTTGTTGGCAATGCGCCACCAAACATCTTATCCATCAAGCAATCTGCATTTATACGCGAACTGTGTGAAATTATGTACACATAGATGGTACATTAAGAGGCATAAATGCAAACAAGCCCACCTAAGTATAGAGCCAATATATAACCAAAAACGGGCAATATGACCTGGAAAGGCTTGATTTTACTTTGTAAATCATGGCTGAAAAACTTAGATGTAGCAAATTTTAACTCCCCTACAGCATAAAGTTTTTCAGACCATCTTGCAGGAAATTGCATGTATCTCGGTTTCATGCCAATTTAGATTACTTAAACTTTTGTAAAATACAAGATTGAGATGAAAAATAAATTAACCATAAAGAAAGTAGGCTTTCTTTATGCTCCTATTCTATGTA
The genomic region above belongs to Nostoc sp. ATCC 53789 and contains:
- a CDS encoding plasmid recombination protein; translated protein: MQQWAIAFRDWLAQNYRSKCVRAELHLDESTPHIHAYIVPVNDKTGRVSHDAMFGGRGGQGRIKLSKLQDSYAAALAPLGIERGVKGSKAKHTKVKEYYQAVNSEPLTAVITNNQLTPTPFESATNYVARIQNYDQFHVLNHQLADRAFMQERLERAEQRARASEKERQRLEEIVRSLELKTQQLRDLPLEDVAWELGLHNSQGKWKGHGHIINIDGPKFYDFAPDQQKGSGGAIDLVMHVNQCNLRQAVVWLHERFGEAGAERAAIAHVKNRAADIIQTEPRPQFAPPVEDKANWSAVEHYLNQFRGIRSDCIQMLHNQGLVYADDHAAARVVKELLPQSKQLKCKADDWNQQLIDYLHEHKQQRLKGQDLSL